The following are from one region of the Tautonia marina genome:
- the tmk gene encoding dTMP kinase, whose translation MNTPAQPDPLTVAGPGRDAKGMFLCLEGPDGAGKSTQAARLVETLQGLGLSVVSCRDPGGTPLGDRLRSLLLDRDSVPMGMRAEMLLYMASRAQMVDQVIRPNLEAGRVVVSDRYLLSNVVYQGHAGGLEVGELWSVGRAAIGGVMPDLTLLIDVPEAVARSRTGGPRDRIEDRGDGYRSRVRNGFLEAARSYPAPIVVIDGARTPDEVAGRIEGEVLRVLGIGPRS comes from the coding sequence ATGAACACGCCCGCCCAACCCGATCCGCTGACGGTTGCCGGCCCCGGCCGCGATGCGAAGGGGATGTTCCTCTGCCTCGAAGGCCCCGACGGCGCGGGGAAGTCGACCCAGGCCGCTCGGCTGGTCGAAACCCTGCAAGGGCTCGGCCTTTCCGTCGTCTCGTGCCGCGATCCCGGCGGCACGCCGCTCGGCGACCGGCTCCGGAGCCTCCTGCTCGATCGGGACAGCGTTCCGATGGGCATGCGGGCCGAGATGCTGCTTTACATGGCCAGTAGAGCTCAGATGGTCGATCAGGTTATTCGCCCGAATCTGGAGGCGGGGCGGGTGGTCGTGTCGGATCGCTACCTGCTCAGCAACGTGGTTTACCAGGGCCATGCGGGGGGCCTGGAGGTCGGGGAGCTCTGGAGTGTCGGCCGGGCGGCCATCGGCGGGGTGATGCCCGACCTGACCCTCCTGATCGACGTGCCCGAGGCGGTGGCTCGCTCCCGGACCGGAGGGCCGAGGGACCGGATCGAGGACCGAGGGGACGGCTATCGCTCCCGCGTTCGCAACGGATTTCTTGAGGCGGCCCGATCGTATCCCGCGCCGATCGTCGTGATCGACGGGGCGAGGACACCGGACGAGGTCGCCGGCCGGATCGAAGGAGAGGTGCTGCGTGTCCTGGGGATCGGTCCGCGGTCATGA
- a CDS encoding redoxin domain-containing protein: protein MSLRVLRWSLVALLIAPAMTPTGTATAAEEVLGRGVGDRVPNFTLPDARTGDPVSLYDFRGKKAAVLIFTGIDCPIGDLYMPRLVALAERYEPKEVVFLAINSNRSQSIGEIVAQSDEFGLSFPSLKDEGNVVADQLLAERTCEVLVLDEKAVLRYRGAIDDQYGLGFARDEPTRAYLADAIDAVLDGRRPDNSATSVVGCPIEREEVREQVTDLMSLDIADRVTRLVAAADRVRPPSADLEAAWAEIAPNADALIDEVGPVTYSKHIAPIIQAKCEACHRPGEVGPFSLTTFEEVARRTNGIQEVVDLRRMPPWHADPRFPEGNHFANDRSLTPEERATILAWIEQGAPEGDPSDLPPPAAWPEGWIIGEPDIVIEMPKPYTIKAEGFERYQRFRVPLNFEKDVWVQAAEARPTDRAVVHHIIAYIIPPNGDRGGRDRIHLCGYAPGEMPSRYPTGTAKRIPAGSELLFELHYTPIGKVRIDQSKVGLVLAKEPVDREAVTIGVANPRFEIPPGAGPDAKEEAANYPVPSRFIFPRDAELIAFMPHMHLRGKSFRYSATYADGTSETLLDVPAYDFNWQSYYELARPVSFRAGERLDCLAHFDNSPGNPVNPDPTSPVRWGDQTWEEMMIGYIDVTFPLSPEERPQIGDVATLGSSE, encoded by the coding sequence GTGAGTCTGCGAGTGCTTCGATGGTCCCTGGTGGCCCTGCTGATCGCCCCGGCAATGACTCCGACCGGCACCGCGACCGCCGCCGAGGAAGTGCTCGGGCGCGGCGTCGGTGATCGCGTCCCCAATTTCACCCTGCCCGACGCCCGCACCGGCGATCCCGTTTCGCTGTACGACTTCCGGGGGAAGAAGGCCGCCGTCCTCATCTTCACCGGCATCGACTGCCCGATCGGCGACCTCTACATGCCCCGCCTGGTGGCCCTGGCCGAGCGCTACGAACCCAAGGAAGTCGTCTTCCTGGCCATCAACTCCAACCGCAGCCAGTCGATCGGCGAGATCGTCGCCCAGTCCGACGAGTTCGGCCTCTCCTTCCCCAGCTTGAAGGACGAAGGGAACGTCGTTGCCGACCAGCTTCTCGCCGAACGGACCTGTGAAGTCCTCGTCCTCGACGAGAAGGCTGTGCTTCGCTACCGAGGAGCGATCGACGACCAGTACGGCCTCGGCTTCGCCCGAGACGAACCGACCCGCGCCTACCTGGCCGATGCGATCGACGCCGTGCTCGACGGCCGACGCCCGGACAACTCGGCCACCTCGGTCGTCGGATGCCCGATCGAACGGGAGGAGGTCCGCGAGCAGGTGACCGACCTGATGAGCCTCGACATCGCCGATCGCGTCACCCGCCTGGTTGCCGCCGCCGACCGTGTCCGCCCCCCTTCGGCCGACCTCGAAGCCGCCTGGGCCGAGATCGCCCCCAACGCCGACGCCCTCATCGACGAGGTCGGGCCGGTCACCTATAGCAAGCACATCGCGCCGATCATCCAGGCCAAGTGCGAAGCCTGCCACCGTCCCGGAGAGGTCGGCCCCTTCTCCTTGACCACTTTCGAGGAGGTCGCCCGCCGCACCAATGGCATTCAGGAGGTCGTTGACCTGCGTCGGATGCCCCCCTGGCACGCTGACCCCCGCTTCCCCGAAGGCAATCACTTCGCTAACGACCGCAGCCTGACTCCCGAGGAACGGGCCACCATCCTCGCCTGGATCGAGCAAGGGGCTCCCGAGGGGGACCCGAGCGACCTGCCTCCTCCCGCCGCTTGGCCCGAGGGCTGGATCATCGGCGAGCCGGACATCGTCATCGAGATGCCCAAGCCGTACACGATCAAGGCCGAAGGCTTCGAGCGCTACCAGCGCTTCCGGGTCCCTTTGAATTTCGAAAAGGATGTCTGGGTCCAGGCCGCCGAGGCCCGACCGACCGACCGCGCGGTCGTTCACCACATCATCGCCTACATCATCCCGCCGAACGGCGATCGAGGGGGCCGCGATCGCATCCACCTTTGCGGCTACGCCCCCGGTGAGATGCCCTCGCGCTACCCGACCGGCACCGCCAAGCGCATTCCGGCGGGGTCCGAGTTGCTGTTCGAGCTGCATTACACGCCCATCGGCAAGGTCCGCATCGACCAGTCAAAGGTCGGCCTCGTGCTGGCCAAAGAGCCGGTCGATCGTGAAGCCGTGACCATCGGCGTGGCCAACCCCCGCTTCGAAATTCCCCCCGGCGCGGGTCCGGACGCGAAGGAGGAAGCCGCCAACTACCCGGTTCCCTCCCGCTTCATCTTCCCCCGAGATGCCGAGCTGATCGCCTTCATGCCGCACATGCACCTGCGCGGCAAGTCGTTCCGCTACTCGGCCACCTACGCCGACGGCACGAGCGAAACCCTGCTCGATGTCCCTGCCTACGACTTCAACTGGCAAAGCTACTACGAGCTTGCCCGGCCCGTGTCCTTCCGCGCCGGCGAACGGCTCGACTGCCTGGCCCACTTCGACAACTCGCCCGGGAACCCCGTCAACCCCGACCCGACCTCTCCCGTCCGCTGGGGAGATCAGACCTGGGAAGAAATGATGATCGGTTACATCGACGTCACCTTCCCCCTCTCCCCTGAGGAACGTCCCCAGATCGGCGACGTGGCGACCCTCGGCTCGTCTGAGTAA
- a CDS encoding tetratricopeptide repeat protein, whose product MSVRVLMILVFAFMLVDPSRAAMLQEDRAASESEGVEPSVPPAFEPYAPLIGRWKGQAVPAENPLRGWRETHEWAYAFQGGETVGLTLTIEGGKVLDSARITFDEASETYRLEGTDPDGSPVVYVGSRDEKTNALTLDRSSPAGDDRLTIRPNANGIRSDFWFDRKEPGSPQFDRLIRANLGKEGENFAGGAAVKGPECIVTGGAATITVSAGGSTFAVCCSGCRDEVLANPAKYARKLRASLTSSRPADEPAPSPEPTDSPRPDRAETPPAPRPTPPTDEPAPSDPEARRKAASLLRLGQSLERQGKADGALTFYRRVVAEAPGTPEAATAAARIKALSGDE is encoded by the coding sequence ATGAGTGTTCGTGTCCTGATGATCTTGGTGTTCGCGTTCATGCTCGTTGATCCGTCGAGGGCCGCAATGCTCCAGGAGGATCGCGCTGCGTCCGAATCCGAAGGGGTTGAGCCGTCGGTCCCGCCGGCCTTCGAGCCGTACGCACCGCTCATCGGACGCTGGAAAGGGCAAGCCGTCCCGGCCGAGAATCCCCTGCGTGGCTGGCGGGAAACACACGAGTGGGCCTACGCCTTTCAAGGCGGCGAGACGGTTGGCCTGACCCTGACCATCGAAGGGGGCAAGGTCCTTGACTCTGCCCGGATCACCTTCGACGAGGCTTCCGAAACCTACCGCCTGGAAGGGACCGATCCCGACGGGTCGCCGGTCGTTTATGTCGGTTCCCGAGATGAGAAGACCAACGCCCTGACGCTCGACCGCTCCAGCCCTGCCGGTGACGATCGCCTGACGATCCGGCCCAACGCCAACGGTATCCGCTCTGACTTCTGGTTCGACCGCAAGGAGCCCGGTTCCCCTCAGTTCGACCGCCTCATTCGAGCCAACCTCGGCAAGGAAGGAGAGAACTTCGCTGGAGGGGCTGCCGTCAAGGGACCTGAGTGCATCGTCACCGGCGGCGCGGCCACGATCACCGTCTCGGCCGGTGGCTCGACCTTCGCCGTCTGCTGCTCCGGATGCCGCGATGAGGTCCTCGCCAACCCCGCGAAGTACGCCCGGAAGCTCCGGGCTTCGCTCACCTCCTCGCGGCCGGCTGACGAACCCGCTCCGTCACCCGAGCCGACCGACTCCCCTCGCCCCGACCGCGCGGAGACTCCTCCGGCGCCGAGGCCGACGCCGCCGACCGACGAGCCTGCTCCCTCCGACCCCGAAGCACGCCGCAAGGCCGCTTCGCTGCTTCGGCTCGGCCAGTCGCTCGAACGCCAGGGGAAGGCCGACGGCGCCCTGACCTTCTATCGGCGAGTCGTCGCCGAGGCCCCCGGCACGCCCGAGGCCGCGACTGCCGCGGCCCGGATCAAGGCCCTCTCGGGTGACGAGTGA
- a CDS encoding bifunctional nuclease family protein: protein MALSRIIISETGEQQIIYLKEVGGERTFPIVIGIFEATSIDRRVRGIVPPRPLTHDLLAKAVEQLGGEIQDIYINDLRDHTYFAQLRIRHEGELIEVDSRPSDAIAVAVTVDAPIYVSEEVIEEAGR, encoded by the coding sequence ATGGCGCTGTCGCGCATCATCATCAGCGAAACCGGCGAGCAGCAGATCATCTACCTCAAGGAGGTCGGCGGCGAACGGACCTTTCCGATCGTCATCGGCATCTTCGAGGCGACCAGCATCGATCGCCGCGTCCGGGGGATCGTCCCCCCTCGCCCCCTGACGCACGACCTCTTGGCCAAGGCGGTCGAGCAACTGGGCGGCGAGATCCAGGACATTTACATCAACGATCTCCGCGATCACACGTATTTCGCCCAGCTCCGCATCCGCCACGAGGGGGAGCTGATCGAGGTCGATAGCCGCCCGAGCGACGCGATCGCCGTGGCCGTGACCGTCGATGCGCCGATCTACGTCTCGGAGGAGGTGATCGAGGAGGCCGGCCGCTGA
- a CDS encoding bis(5'-nucleosyl)-tetraphosphatase — MSPFFERSAGVIPFRIAEDGTPRYLVLHSATVRNPRARWEFPKGGMDPGETTTQTAAREFQEETSLTDWSFRQGFERSLSYTYLRQGRKVLKTVVYYMVEVHDASTLACSAEHTADPFGHWHHWGTFEEISRYLYHAKIRQLFADAHEWLTGEPVRGPGR, encoded by the coding sequence ATGAGTCCCTTCTTCGAGCGATCCGCCGGCGTCATTCCGTTCCGGATCGCCGAGGACGGAACCCCGCGCTATCTGGTGCTCCACTCGGCCACCGTCCGTAACCCGAGAGCACGCTGGGAGTTTCCCAAAGGGGGCATGGACCCCGGGGAAACCACCACGCAAACCGCCGCGCGCGAGTTCCAGGAAGAAACCTCGCTGACCGACTGGAGCTTCCGCCAGGGGTTCGAACGGAGCCTCTCGTACACCTATCTTCGCCAGGGGCGCAAGGTTCTCAAGACGGTCGTGTATTACATGGTCGAGGTGCACGACGCCTCGACCCTCGCCTGTTCGGCCGAGCATACGGCCGACCCGTTCGGCCACTGGCACCACTGGGGGACCTTCGAGGAGATTTCCCGGTATCTCTACCACGCAAAGATCCGTCAGCTCTTTGCCGACGCCCACGAGTGGCTGACCGGCGAGCCGGTTCGAGGGCCGGGACGGTAA
- a CDS encoding metallophosphoesterase family protein: MPGRLFALGDIHGYPAPLDAVVEAAQIGPDDTLVTLGDYVDRGPNSRRVIDRLIALESRCRLVPLRGNHDLMFIEALNVLDDDPKRLVEFWNEPLLRVWAQCGGLETIESYGALEDVPPEHRAFLNRLVNWHETDQLLFMHANYDPRLPMASQPTDLLYWTSLHHHVPDRHHSGKTAIVGHSSQKDGEVLDLGHVVCIDTYCYGGGWLTLLDLHSGQLWQADRRGQLRSVPAT; this comes from the coding sequence ATGCCCGGACGCCTTTTCGCCCTCGGAGACATCCACGGCTACCCGGCCCCACTCGACGCCGTGGTCGAGGCCGCTCAGATTGGGCCGGACGATACCCTGGTGACCCTCGGCGATTATGTCGACCGCGGACCCAACAGCCGACGGGTCATCGACCGCCTGATCGCCCTCGAATCCCGCTGTCGGCTGGTCCCGCTGAGGGGAAACCACGACCTGATGTTCATCGAGGCGCTGAACGTCCTCGACGATGACCCGAAGCGGCTCGTCGAGTTCTGGAATGAGCCCTTGCTGCGGGTCTGGGCCCAGTGCGGGGGCCTGGAGACGATCGAGTCGTACGGGGCGCTTGAGGATGTGCCGCCGGAGCACCGGGCGTTTCTGAACCGGCTGGTCAACTGGCACGAAACCGATCAGCTCCTGTTCATGCACGCCAACTACGACCCGCGTCTGCCGATGGCCAGTCAGCCGACGGACCTGCTCTACTGGACCTCGTTGCACCACCATGTCCCCGATCGGCACCACTCGGGAAAGACGGCGATCGTCGGCCACTCCTCGCAGAAGGACGGCGAGGTGCTCGACCTGGGCCATGTGGTTTGCATCGACACCTACTGCTATGGCGGGGGATGGCTGACCTTGCTCGATCTGCACTCGGGCCAGCTCTGGCAGGCCGACCGCCGGGGCCAGCTTCGCTCCGTGCCGGCCACCTGA
- a CDS encoding biotin/lipoyl-containing protein: protein MRLEAVVLPNLGTAPDEPIIISHWFAARGAEVWEGDRLVEVLVGPATFDVPAPCSGRLAEIRGYEDDRVWPGMVLGLLAVGDDGPDPDAPPSDETGSR, encoded by the coding sequence ATGCGCCTGGAGGCAGTCGTCCTGCCCAATCTGGGGACCGCCCCGGACGAGCCGATCATTATTAGCCACTGGTTCGCGGCTCGGGGAGCCGAGGTCTGGGAAGGGGACCGGCTGGTCGAAGTGCTGGTTGGCCCGGCCACCTTTGATGTTCCCGCGCCGTGCTCCGGCCGCCTGGCCGAGATCCGTGGCTATGAAGACGATCGGGTCTGGCCGGGGATGGTCCTGGGACTGCTTGCCGTGGGCGATGACGGCCCTGATCCCGACGCGCCGCCGTCGGATGAGACCGGATCCCGTTGA
- a CDS encoding DUF29 domain-containing protein, whose amino-acid sequence MSTATPAHLSALYEQDETAWLDANAALIREGKLDEVDFAHLAEFLEDMAQRDRREVKSRLTVLMMHLLKWQFQTEFRSRSWYSTIILQRAELVDLLQSKLLRHHAEAILMDAYATATLKASSETGLPRSTFPASCPYSIDDLLTVSEQADDLP is encoded by the coding sequence ATGTCCACGGCGACCCCGGCCCACCTCTCTGCGCTTTACGAGCAGGATGAAACCGCCTGGCTCGACGCCAACGCTGCCTTGATCCGCGAGGGGAAGCTTGACGAAGTCGATTTCGCCCACCTGGCGGAGTTTCTTGAAGACATGGCTCAACGAGATCGTCGTGAGGTCAAGAGCCGGTTGACCGTCCTGATGATGCATCTCTTGAAATGGCAATTTCAGACGGAATTTCGGTCGAGGAGTTGGTACTCGACGATCATCCTGCAACGTGCGGAACTTGTCGACTTACTCCAGTCGAAGCTCCTTCGTCATCATGCGGAAGCGATCTTGATGGATGCCTATGCTACGGCCACGCTCAAGGCATCGTCCGAGACCGGTTTGCCACGATCAACCTTTCCCGCCTCCTGCCCGTACTCGATCGACGACCTCTTGACCGTTTCGGAACAGGCGGACGACCTCCCGTGA
- a CDS encoding response regulator, with protein sequence MALDPDASTLEALQAALDAANQRADQAEQALEALYSGAADAIIIPGGGTPQVFIRDGADRSYREILELMAQGVAVCDLQGRILRANQALLDLLGEPTDRLLGQRLTDFLEIDSVSDLDALIASARGGTDQAEQGNLRLKQRGRPPLPVHLGVSRLTVDDLDVIVVTMTDMSRHQRDEELLASERLARSIIDQAVDAIIVCDPAGLVLRASREAHRLCGGNPLRQRFDEAFPLQQAAPGDVGVSPAEGTDPAHGLPLSINEIFGDVPIRNLEVTLRCGDSPSVLLLNSGPIRDEVGRRLATIVTLTDVTPLKQAEARLLDADRRKDEFLAMLAHELRNPLAAMAYGVALLHNSARQEPRDEDDVLPILERQVAHMRWLVDDLLDVARVERGRIVLRSRSIDLAQVAEQAVRVVQPSISELQHRLELTISPRPLWVQADPIRLEQVLVNLLTNAAKYTPSGGRIVLNGRPDPEHPGQVRIDVIDNGVGLDAEMRERVFDLFAQADRSLDRQQGGLGIGLTLVRRLVELHSGTVEVASEGPGQGSTFTVRLPAAEAPEPVESAPLPIDADQNQQRHVLLVEDNRDMARALQRLLEDHGHRVDTAYDGPSGLESAERLEPEVVVLDIGLPGLDGFELARRLRKLPSLAETRLIALSGYGERRDRDRAMAAGIDHHLTKPIDVADLDRLIRVAPSSRSGAATEHRSRPEFSPPSQSSGGSPALRAIAEEPDLTPPPSYRILLVEDQRALAVVAKRVLERIGHVVELAADGPTALELARSFRPDLVLCDLHLDGPMDGHEIARTLRADPDLADIPLIAVTARDGETIRRRSLDSGFDLHLVKPVDYTEVHRYVAEARRP encoded by the coding sequence ATGGCCTTGGATCCGGACGCGTCCACTCTTGAAGCGCTGCAAGCAGCCCTCGACGCCGCCAACCAGCGGGCCGATCAGGCCGAGCAGGCCCTGGAAGCCCTCTACAGCGGGGCGGCCGACGCCATCATCATCCCGGGGGGAGGGACTCCCCAGGTCTTCATCCGCGATGGGGCCGATCGGTCGTACCGGGAGATCCTTGAGTTGATGGCCCAGGGCGTGGCGGTCTGCGATCTGCAGGGGCGAATTCTCCGCGCCAATCAAGCCCTGCTCGACCTGCTCGGCGAGCCGACCGACCGGCTCCTTGGTCAACGCCTGACCGACTTTCTTGAGATCGATTCCGTCAGCGATCTCGATGCGCTCATCGCCTCCGCTCGAGGCGGAACCGACCAGGCCGAGCAAGGAAACTTGCGGCTCAAGCAGCGTGGTCGCCCGCCGCTGCCTGTCCACCTCGGCGTCAGCCGTCTGACCGTTGACGATCTGGACGTGATCGTTGTGACCATGACCGATATGTCTCGTCATCAGCGCGACGAGGAGTTGCTGGCCTCCGAGCGTCTGGCCCGATCGATCATTGACCAGGCGGTCGATGCGATTATCGTTTGCGATCCGGCCGGGCTCGTCCTGCGAGCCAGCCGAGAGGCTCACCGCCTCTGTGGCGGTAATCCCTTGCGACAGCGGTTCGACGAAGCCTTCCCCTTGCAGCAGGCCGCGCCGGGTGATGTCGGCGTCTCTCCTGCTGAAGGGACCGATCCCGCTCACGGCTTGCCCCTCTCGATCAACGAGATTTTCGGCGACGTGCCGATCCGAAACCTTGAGGTCACGCTCCGCTGCGGCGATTCCCCCTCGGTTCTTTTGCTCAATTCCGGACCGATCCGCGACGAGGTTGGTCGTCGATTGGCCACGATCGTCACCCTGACCGACGTGACCCCCTTGAAGCAGGCCGAGGCCCGGCTGCTCGATGCCGACCGCCGCAAGGACGAATTCCTCGCCATGCTCGCCCACGAGCTGCGCAACCCGCTCGCGGCGATGGCCTATGGCGTCGCCTTGCTCCACAACAGCGCTCGCCAGGAGCCTCGGGACGAGGACGACGTCCTCCCGATCCTCGAACGCCAGGTCGCCCACATGCGATGGCTCGTCGATGACCTGCTCGACGTGGCCCGGGTCGAACGCGGCCGGATCGTCTTGCGAAGCCGGTCGATCGACCTGGCTCAGGTGGCCGAACAGGCCGTCCGGGTCGTTCAGCCGAGCATCTCCGAGCTTCAGCATCGGCTGGAGCTGACCATCAGCCCCCGGCCCCTCTGGGTCCAGGCCGACCCGATCCGCCTGGAGCAGGTGCTGGTCAACTTGCTGACCAACGCCGCCAAGTATACCCCCTCGGGCGGCCGGATCGTTCTGAACGGAAGGCCCGACCCTGAGCATCCCGGCCAGGTCCGCATCGATGTAATCGACAACGGCGTCGGCCTCGACGCCGAGATGCGAGAGCGGGTCTTCGACCTGTTCGCCCAGGCCGACCGCTCGCTCGACCGCCAGCAAGGCGGGCTCGGCATCGGCCTGACGCTCGTGCGTCGGCTCGTCGAACTGCACTCCGGAACCGTCGAGGTCGCCAGCGAAGGCCCCGGCCAGGGCAGTACCTTCACCGTCCGATTGCCCGCCGCCGAGGCTCCCGAGCCGGTCGAATCGGCCCCCTTGCCGATCGACGCCGACCAGAATCAGCAGCGTCATGTGCTTCTGGTCGAGGACAACCGCGACATGGCCCGCGCCCTGCAACGCCTGCTCGAAGATCATGGGCACCGGGTCGATACGGCCTACGATGGTCCTTCGGGCCTGGAGTCGGCCGAGCGGCTCGAACCCGAGGTCGTGGTCCTCGACATCGGCTTGCCGGGCCTCGACGGCTTCGAACTGGCCAGACGCCTCCGCAAGCTCCCCTCGCTGGCCGAAACGCGCTTGATCGCCCTTTCCGGCTACGGCGAGCGTCGGGACCGTGATCGCGCCATGGCCGCCGGCATCGATCACCACCTGACCAAGCCGATCGACGTGGCCGACCTCGACCGTCTGATCCGGGTGGCACCCTCCTCCCGGTCGGGGGCCGCAACCGAGCATCGTTCCCGGCCCGAGTTCTCCCCTCCCTCGCAATCGTCCGGAGGTTCCCCCGCGTTGCGGGCCATCGCCGAAGAACCGGACTTGACCCCGCCCCCGTCCTACCGAATCTTGCTGGTCGAGGATCAGCGAGCGCTCGCCGTCGTGGCCAAGCGCGTCCTGGAACGAATTGGCCATGTCGTTGAGCTGGCCGCCGACGGCCCGACCGCCCTGGAGCTGGCTCGATCATTTCGGCCCGATCTGGTCCTCTGCGACCTTCACCTCGACGGCCCGATGGACGGGCACGAGATCGCCCGCACCCTCCGAGCCGACCCGGACCTGGCCGACATCCCCTTGATCGCCGTCACCGCCCGCGATGGTGAGACGATCCGCCGTCGAAGCCTCGACTCCGGATTCGACCTCCATCTAGTCAAGCCGGTCGACTACACTGAGGTTCATCGCTACGTGGCCGAGGCCCGCCGCCCGTAA